Proteins from a single region of Bremerella sp. JC817:
- a CDS encoding UbiA-like polyprenyltransferase, which yields MPERLRHILEMIRFSHTVFAMPFALLATIMAWAIPAPAGETVQLTWQALLGILLCMVFARSAAMAFNRLVDRRIDAENPRTATRHIPAGLLSVQSVVLFTLVCSIVFVASTLLFWPNWLPLALSVPVLAFLCGYSYTKRFTAFAHYWLGISLMLAPICAWVAIRGEIVLKHPTDILPAAALGLGVLFWVAGFDIIYACQDADFDRDAKLRSVPAKFGVPGALRIAAVSHLLAVLAFATLPLAAPQLGLIYWLGLATVAALLVYEHLLVRPSDLSKVNLAFFHVNTVIGVGVLLFTSIDLLWN from the coding sequence ATGCCTGAGCGACTTCGCCATATCCTGGAAATGATCCGGTTCAGCCACACCGTCTTCGCCATGCCTTTCGCGCTGTTGGCGACGATCATGGCTTGGGCGATTCCAGCACCGGCAGGGGAAACGGTTCAGTTGACCTGGCAGGCCCTGCTGGGGATTTTGCTGTGCATGGTCTTTGCCCGAAGCGCGGCGATGGCGTTCAATCGTCTGGTCGATCGCCGAATCGATGCCGAGAACCCGCGAACCGCCACGCGGCATATCCCGGCCGGACTGCTCTCAGTTCAGAGCGTGGTTCTGTTCACGTTGGTCTGCAGCATCGTCTTTGTCGCCTCGACACTGCTGTTCTGGCCGAACTGGCTGCCGCTGGCGTTGTCGGTCCCAGTGCTCGCCTTTTTATGCGGTTACAGCTATACGAAACGCTTCACCGCTTTCGCCCACTATTGGCTGGGCATTTCGTTGATGTTGGCCCCCATTTGTGCGTGGGTCGCTATTCGGGGCGAGATTGTCCTGAAACATCCCACCGACATCCTTCCAGCGGCAGCGCTCGGCCTGGGTGTCCTCTTCTGGGTGGCTGGTTTCGACATCATATATGCCTGCCAGGATGCCGATTTCGATCGCGACGCCAAGCTGCGAAGCGTGCCTGCTAAGTTCGGTGTTCCAGGTGCTTTACGTATCGCTGCGGTCAGTCATCTTCTGGCGGTGCTGGCGTTTGCCACCCTGCCGTTGGCGGCACCTCAGTTGGGTTTGATTTATTGGCTGGGGTTGGCGACCGTTGCTGCGTTGCTGGTGTACGAACACCTGCTAGTTCGCCCGAGCGACCTCTCGAAAGTAAATCTCGCGTTCTTCCATGTGAACACGGTGATTGGTGTGGGAGTGCTTCTTTTCACGAGCATCGACCTGCTTTGGAACTGA
- a CDS encoding flavin prenyltransferase UbiX: MSLPVVVAITGASGAVYARRLLNVLYHSGHDVQLSISQSGQTVFQQELGIRLELDSFDPTTLVTDSIPADDLRLTETARQNQATKPGTLRYYHFGNFMSPMASGSARSAGMVVCPCSGGTLAGIVHGNCTNLIQRAAEVHLKERRKLILVPRETPISLGYIDNLRKAAEAGAVVMPAMPGWYHGVESLDDLIDFMVARILDQLEIPHALMQRWGEDA, translated from the coding sequence ATGAGCTTGCCAGTCGTCGTGGCAATCACCGGAGCCAGCGGAGCGGTCTATGCCCGTCGACTGCTGAACGTGCTGTACCATAGCGGTCACGACGTGCAGCTTTCGATCAGCCAATCGGGGCAAACGGTCTTCCAGCAAGAGTTGGGCATTCGGCTTGAACTCGATAGCTTCGACCCGACCACGCTCGTAACCGACAGCATCCCCGCCGACGATCTGCGTCTGACCGAGACCGCCAGACAGAACCAGGCCACGAAGCCAGGCACGCTTCGCTATTACCATTTCGGCAACTTCATGTCCCCGATGGCGAGTGGTTCGGCACGCTCGGCGGGCATGGTGGTTTGTCCATGTTCCGGCGGCACCCTGGCAGGCATCGTGCATGGCAACTGCACCAACTTGATCCAACGAGCTGCGGAAGTTCACCTGAAAGAACGCCGCAAACTCATTCTGGTCCCCCGAGAAACACCGATTTCGCTCGGCTACATCGACAACCTCCGCAAAGCGGCTGAAGCGGGGGCGGTCGTCATGCCTGCCATGCCGGGCTGGTACCACGGAGTCGAATCGCTGGACGACTTGATCGACTTTATGGTGGCACGGATCCTGGACCAACTCGAAATTCCACACGCCTTGATGCAACGCTGGGGAGAAGATGCCTGA
- the recG gene encoding ATP-dependent DNA helicase RecG, with translation MSDRRDSTPLQRLRTPVQFLKGVGPQRAEKLAKLQLYTALDLIFFFPRDYQDLRELVSVDDLIEDEPASIAGVIEDVDFRGTGPGRSILGILVRDNQAYLRGVWFNQPFMRKRFNAGQHVIVSGKPRHQGNRWEMAHPVVDIIEPGERPEGGKLLPVYPLTEGVRQGMMRKMVHAALDSHGEDLEEVLPESFLQQHGLLTIHDALNKIHRPETREDMEAARKRFIYQELLVLQLAMSLRKHQLNERKSAIPIPVDFRIDERIRRLLPFELTEDQNQAIHEICHDLGRTIPMNRLLQGDVGTGKTMVSVYAMLAAVAAKSQAALMAPTEVLARQHARTLTKLLSHAKVRIGVLTGSLTEKQREQLLQEVARGEIDLLIGTQAIIATEINFQKLGLVIIDEQHKFGVRQRAALRSAGNDPHYLVMTATPIPRTVALGMFGDLDISTIRKAPPGRQTINTYIGDDEQREKWWHFYRKKLREGRQGYVIAPLVDETQREDTIGGVEQLLEHLANGELEEFRLEMLHGRMPPAEKDAVMQRFANHEIDVLIATTVVEVGVDVPNAVMMTIESGERFGLAQLHQLRGRISRGKHPGYLCVFANPTTDASRERLEAFAGTTDGFELAEVDFKLRGPGDLFGWKQHGMPPLRIADLQRDGELLAKARADAFSITDTDPNLAGAKWEKLQRMVLTRYGKSLDIGDLG, from the coding sequence ATGTCCGATCGCCGCGATTCGACACCGCTGCAGCGTTTGCGAACGCCGGTGCAGTTTCTGAAAGGTGTTGGGCCGCAACGTGCCGAGAAGCTGGCCAAGCTTCAACTCTACACGGCGCTCGATCTGATCTTCTTCTTTCCTCGCGACTATCAAGACCTGCGCGAGTTGGTCTCGGTCGACGATCTGATCGAGGACGAGCCTGCGTCGATTGCCGGCGTGATCGAAGATGTCGACTTTCGGGGAACCGGCCCAGGTCGATCGATCCTGGGGATTCTCGTTCGCGACAACCAGGCTTATTTGCGAGGCGTTTGGTTCAACCAGCCGTTCATGCGAAAGCGTTTCAACGCCGGTCAGCATGTGATTGTCTCTGGCAAGCCACGCCATCAAGGCAATCGCTGGGAGATGGCTCACCCGGTGGTCGATATCATCGAGCCGGGCGAACGGCCGGAAGGTGGCAAGCTGCTACCGGTCTATCCACTGACCGAAGGAGTGCGGCAGGGAATGATGCGGAAGATGGTGCACGCCGCCCTCGATTCGCACGGTGAAGATCTGGAAGAAGTCCTCCCGGAATCATTTCTGCAGCAGCATGGCCTGCTGACGATTCACGACGCTCTCAACAAGATCCATCGCCCTGAGACCCGGGAAGACATGGAGGCAGCTCGCAAGCGGTTCATCTATCAGGAGCTTCTGGTGCTGCAGTTGGCGATGTCGCTTCGCAAGCATCAACTGAATGAACGTAAGAGTGCCATACCGATCCCGGTCGACTTCCGGATCGACGAACGAATTCGCCGGTTGCTTCCGTTTGAATTGACGGAAGATCAGAACCAGGCTATTCACGAAATCTGTCACGATCTCGGGCGAACGATTCCGATGAATCGCCTGCTGCAAGGGGACGTCGGTACCGGCAAGACGATGGTCTCGGTCTATGCGATGTTGGCCGCGGTCGCGGCGAAGTCGCAAGCGGCTCTGATGGCACCGACGGAAGTGTTGGCTCGGCAGCATGCGCGAACGCTCACGAAGCTGCTAAGCCATGCCAAGGTGCGTATTGGCGTGCTGACCGGTTCGTTAACCGAAAAGCAGCGAGAACAACTGCTACAAGAAGTGGCCCGGGGCGAGATCGATCTGCTGATCGGCACCCAGGCGATTATCGCGACCGAAATCAACTTCCAGAAGCTGGGCCTGGTGATCATCGACGAGCAGCACAAGTTTGGCGTTCGGCAGCGAGCCGCCCTGCGAAGTGCCGGCAACGATCCGCATTACCTCGTGATGACCGCGACGCCGATTCCGCGAACGGTCGCCCTGGGAATGTTCGGCGACCTCGACATCTCGACAATTCGCAAAGCTCCGCCCGGTCGACAGACGATCAACACCTACATCGGCGACGACGAGCAGCGCGAGAAGTGGTGGCACTTCTATCGCAAGAAGCTACGCGAAGGCCGCCAAGGCTACGTCATTGCTCCGCTGGTTGATGAAACGCAGCGTGAAGATACGATCGGTGGTGTCGAGCAGTTGCTCGAACATCTGGCCAACGGCGAGCTCGAAGAATTTCGCTTGGAGATGCTGCATGGTCGTATGCCACCGGCCGAGAAAGATGCCGTCATGCAGCGGTTCGCTAATCACGAGATCGACGTGCTGATCGCCACGACCGTGGTCGAAGTGGGGGTCGACGTACCCAACGCCGTCATGATGACGATCGAAAGTGGCGAACGTTTCGGTCTGGCGCAGTTGCATCAGCTTCGTGGTCGAATCAGCCGCGGCAAGCATCCTGGCTACTTGTGTGTGTTCGCTAATCCGACGACCGATGCTTCGCGTGAACGACTCGAAGCGTTTGCCGGCACGACCGATGGATTCGAGTTGGCGGAAGTCGACTTCAAGCTTCGCGGGCCGGGCGATCTTTTCGGTTGGAAACAGCATGGCATGCCGCCGCTGCGAATCGCTGATTTGCAGCGTGATGGCGAACTGTTGGCGAAGGCCCGCGCCGATGCGTTCTCGATCACCGACACCGATCCGAACCTGGCAGGTGCCAAGTGGGAAAAGTTGCAGCGGATGGTGCTGACCCGCTACGGAAAGTCGCTCGACATTGGCGACCTTGGCTAG
- a CDS encoding DUF4272 domain-containing protein — translation MLLINAYCTHRNPPEPNFPHELHSRRDRSDAELAEHLNGFVGYVMQNGQREMTQVLYHVYRHIERVQHQFSLTIDQDDFEKFAYWAEEANAILFMPDGSICDAMGYTLVDPADGSCDEEAQLPFPPDARQRKEATEQQLATLGIPTLPSLPPVVGECEVQLRSAEEVARRTLSLLVVAIRAEMLAEKQPVPQEEMRRRLPLAFESLTPDETTFMQTDMPDQQSVMNFVWRYEALFLLQWALGHFDTLPFPEEICDVPAVVRDILDRDAAEMIATAKLRPAAEILEAVDLHLRLHWATTEIRQRKQKPPSNINTSVLIERRHALNWLICFEDADWDDVSIPT, via the coding sequence ATGCTTCTGATCAACGCCTACTGCACGCATCGCAATCCACCGGAACCTAACTTTCCCCACGAGTTGCACTCGCGACGCGATCGCAGCGATGCAGAACTTGCCGAGCACCTGAACGGCTTCGTCGGTTACGTCATGCAGAACGGCCAGCGTGAAATGACGCAGGTTCTGTATCACGTCTATCGCCATATCGAGCGTGTCCAGCATCAGTTCAGCCTGACGATCGATCAGGACGACTTCGAGAAGTTCGCTTACTGGGCCGAAGAGGCGAACGCGATCTTGTTCATGCCAGATGGTTCAATTTGCGATGCCATGGGATATACGCTTGTCGATCCGGCCGATGGAAGTTGCGACGAGGAAGCTCAACTCCCCTTCCCTCCGGATGCTCGCCAGCGAAAAGAAGCTACGGAACAACAATTGGCCACACTCGGAATTCCGACGCTGCCATCGTTGCCTCCGGTTGTGGGTGAGTGTGAAGTCCAACTGCGATCGGCCGAAGAGGTTGCCCGCCGAACGCTTAGCTTATTGGTCGTTGCCATCCGGGCCGAAATGCTTGCCGAGAAACAGCCGGTCCCGCAAGAAGAAATGCGGCGACGTCTGCCGCTCGCCTTCGAATCGCTGACGCCGGACGAAACCACGTTCATGCAGACCGACATGCCGGACCAGCAATCGGTGATGAACTTCGTGTGGCGTTACGAAGCGTTGTTTTTGCTGCAGTGGGCATTGGGGCACTTCGACACCCTCCCCTTCCCGGAAGAGATCTGCGATGTTCCGGCAGTCGTGCGCGATATTCTCGATCGCGATGCGGCTGAGATGATCGCCACCGCGAAGCTGCGTCCCGCTGCGGAAATTCTGGAAGCAGTCGATCTTCATTTGCGACTTCACTGGGCAACGACCGAAATCCGGCAGCGTAAGCAGAAGCCGCCTTCCAATATCAACACCAGCGTTCTGATCGAGCGGCGACATGCCTTGAACTGGCTGATCTGCTTCGAGGATGCCGACTGGGATGACGTTTCGATCCCCACGTAA
- the rnhA gene encoding ribonuclease HI, translated as MAASPFEPEVLLYTDGACSGNPGPGGWAFILKHPKTGKEMEKSGGEREATNNRMELMAVIEGLKTLSRPCNIELFTDSVYVGKGISEWMPNWKKNNWRRKEGKSWKPIKNDDLWKQLDEQLQLHRVKYTRVPGHSGHPENERCDELAVAAYQPYR; from the coding sequence ATGGCGGCTTCCCCATTTGAACCTGAAGTTCTCCTTTACACCGACGGAGCGTGTAGCGGAAACCCTGGCCCTGGCGGGTGGGCATTCATCTTGAAGCACCCCAAAACGGGCAAAGAGATGGAGAAGTCAGGCGGCGAGCGAGAAGCGACCAACAACCGTATGGAGTTGATGGCGGTGATTGAAGGGCTGAAAACCCTCAGCCGTCCCTGCAATATCGAGCTCTTTACCGACAGCGTGTACGTTGGCAAAGGGATTTCCGAGTGGATGCCCAATTGGAAGAAGAACAATTGGCGTCGCAAGGAAGGCAAGTCGTGGAAGCCGATCAAAAACGACGACTTGTGGAAGCAGCTTGACGAACAACTGCAACTGCATCGTGTCAAATATACGCGTGTGCCAGGGCATAGCGGACATCCCGAAAACGAACGCTGCGACGAGTTGGCGGTCGCGGCCTATCAGCCTTATCGATAA
- the mqnE gene encoding aminofutalosine synthase MqnE translates to MIRADKISLDTIGKKVENGERLNLDEGVFLYRDDVPLNEVGELANMVRERKNGNFGYYNINTHLNPTNICVYRCNFCAFRADLRDPRGYVMSDEQILARGQEAVDNGCTEMHIVGGLHHQKKFDWYVNMVKILHDAFPKLHLKAWTAVEINWFEFLTKKSVREVLEVLRDAGLGSMPGGGAEIFHREVRDQICEHKADTGKWHEIHRTAHEMGIKTNATMLYGHIENAYHRIDHLIRLRETQDISGGFQTFIPLAFHPDNTELAELKKLKKPSVIMDLRTMAVSRLMLDNFPHIKAYWIMLGIGTAQTALSYGADDIDGTVRHELIYHDAGATTPEVMSVEDIKRLITEAGREPVERDTVYNRVERNPDNMSEWTTGEAVEVH, encoded by the coding sequence ATGATTCGAGCTGACAAAATTTCGTTGGATACCATCGGCAAGAAGGTCGAGAACGGCGAACGTTTGAACCTGGACGAAGGCGTCTTCCTCTATCGCGACGACGTTCCACTGAACGAAGTGGGCGAGTTGGCCAACATGGTTCGCGAGCGGAAGAACGGCAACTTCGGCTACTACAATATCAACACCCACCTCAACCCGACCAACATCTGCGTCTATCGCTGCAACTTCTGTGCTTTCCGCGCTGACCTTCGCGATCCGCGCGGGTACGTGATGAGCGACGAACAGATCCTCGCTCGCGGTCAGGAAGCGGTCGACAACGGTTGCACCGAGATGCACATCGTCGGCGGCCTTCATCACCAGAAGAAGTTTGACTGGTACGTCAACATGGTGAAGATCTTGCACGATGCCTTCCCGAAGCTGCACCTGAAGGCTTGGACCGCCGTTGAAATCAACTGGTTCGAGTTCCTGACGAAGAAGTCGGTTCGCGAAGTGCTTGAAGTCCTCCGCGACGCAGGCCTCGGCAGCATGCCAGGTGGCGGTGCCGAAATTTTCCATCGTGAAGTCCGCGATCAGATCTGCGAACACAAGGCCGACACCGGCAAGTGGCACGAGATCCATCGCACCGCTCATGAAATGGGAATCAAGACGAACGCCACGATGCTGTATGGGCACATCGAAAACGCCTATCACCGCATCGACCACCTGATTCGTCTGCGGGAAACTCAGGACATCTCAGGCGGCTTCCAGACGTTCATTCCACTCGCCTTCCATCCAGATAACACCGAACTGGCTGAACTCAAGAAGCTGAAGAAGCCTTCGGTCATAATGGATCTGCGAACGATGGCGGTCTCGCGTTTGATGCTGGACAACTTCCCGCACATCAAGGCTTACTGGATCATGCTCGGTATCGGCACCGCTCAAACGGCGTTGTCGTACGGTGCGGACGATATCGACGGTACCGTTCGTCACGAGTTGATTTACCACGATGCCGGTGCGACCACGCCTGAAGTGATGTCGGTCGAAGACATCAAGCGTTTGATCACTGAAGCAGGCCGCGAACCGGTCGAACGCGACACGGTTTACAATCGCGTCGAACGCAACCCCGACAACATGTCGGAGTGGACCACCGGCGAAGCAGTCGAAGTTCACTAA
- a CDS encoding HAMP domain-containing sensor histidine kinase, with translation MSYRSIKRVLGETNLERKCRFLYGTCLLLLITGSFWWYGQSTEQLVHNNNLSTGRHLVDAVLMKIHWKHDAQAQKNLDGWEKLVQDTGLDLEYVKYRWQVMTLDPADRALAATGRPAERIHLPANEEEADILRRLKDIQQTRDKEILEKFLRTPDLDTQETTDEFMQVGHENDDDSIPYSPASEAFYDAENQEYIYYQPIYWKRSCTIACHNTNLAPAFPTGALVENELPFNVIKIVKDDEITQFALTKNRAYLLATAIITVALSMIALYLIVRYIIVKPLTHLRDVSDEVSQGHLDVRAEIYTGDEFEDLATSFNRMLAHLIDAQNKLTYVNRDLDGKVDQLAQANMQLYEMNCLKSDFLASMSHELRTPLNSILGFSDVLRGIDSLNDKQKRYVENIQKSGRLLLDMINDILDLAKIESGRMEVRPSRFSVSAVVSGACDMVRSLTEEKNIDLTCQVDPNEKPALQDQSKFQQILTNLLSNAIKFTPEGGRIGVKAQRIDGRLCLGVGDTGVGIAEEDREIIFEKFRQGTTPQGDTLTREYSGTGLGLSIVRELCQLLGGTVRVESELGKGSTFYVDIPWEIEDRPDVIENSFTARIDEITKSKQGDFVKIHGSRTVETPETMDSSSK, from the coding sequence ATGTCGTATCGTTCCATCAAGCGTGTTCTCGGCGAGACCAATCTCGAGCGAAAATGCCGCTTTCTGTACGGAACGTGCCTTTTGCTGCTGATTACCGGTAGTTTCTGGTGGTATGGGCAGTCGACCGAGCAGTTGGTGCACAACAACAACTTGAGCACCGGCCGACATCTGGTCGACGCCGTGTTGATGAAGATCCACTGGAAGCACGACGCCCAGGCCCAAAAGAATCTGGATGGCTGGGAAAAGCTGGTGCAAGATACGGGGCTCGATCTCGAGTACGTCAAGTATCGCTGGCAGGTCATGACGCTTGATCCGGCCGACCGCGCTTTGGCGGCCACCGGTCGACCTGCGGAACGTATCCATCTGCCGGCCAACGAAGAAGAAGCCGACATCTTGCGGCGTCTGAAAGATATTCAGCAGACCCGCGATAAAGAGATCCTCGAGAAGTTCCTGCGGACGCCAGATCTCGACACGCAGGAAACAACCGACGAGTTCATGCAGGTCGGTCACGAAAACGACGACGATTCGATTCCGTACTCGCCTGCCTCCGAGGCGTTCTACGATGCCGAGAACCAAGAGTATATCTATTACCAGCCGATCTACTGGAAGCGTTCGTGTACGATCGCTTGCCACAACACGAACCTGGCACCTGCCTTTCCGACTGGTGCCCTGGTCGAAAACGAACTGCCGTTCAACGTGATCAAAATCGTGAAAGACGATGAGATCACCCAGTTCGCCCTGACCAAGAACCGGGCTTACCTGTTGGCCACGGCCATCATCACGGTCGCGCTGTCGATGATCGCGTTGTACTTGATCGTGCGATACATCATCGTGAAGCCGCTGACACACTTGCGTGATGTGAGCGACGAGGTCAGCCAGGGACATCTCGACGTGCGTGCCGAGATCTACACGGGCGACGAATTCGAAGACCTGGCCACGTCGTTCAATCGCATGCTGGCTCACTTGATCGATGCCCAGAACAAGTTGACCTACGTTAATCGAGACCTCGACGGCAAAGTCGATCAGTTGGCCCAGGCCAATATGCAGTTGTACGAAATGAACTGCCTGAAGAGCGACTTCCTCGCCAGCATGAGCCACGAACTGCGAACTCCGCTCAACAGTATTCTCGGTTTCTCCGACGTGCTACGCGGGATCGACAGCTTGAACGACAAGCAGAAGCGTTATGTCGAAAACATTCAGAAGTCAGGCCGACTGCTGCTCGACATGATCAACGATATTCTCGACCTGGCGAAGATCGAGAGTGGCCGGATGGAAGTCCGTCCGTCGCGGTTCTCGGTATCGGCCGTGGTGAGCGGGGCCTGCGACATGGTTCGCTCGTTGACTGAAGAAAAGAATATCGATCTCACCTGCCAGGTCGACCCGAATGAAAAGCCTGCGTTGCAGGATCAATCGAAGTTCCAGCAGATCTTGACGAACCTGCTCTCCAACGCGATTAAGTTCACGCCCGAAGGTGGACGCATCGGTGTGAAGGCCCAACGAATCGATGGGCGGCTTTGCCTCGGCGTAGGGGACACGGGCGTTGGGATCGCCGAAGAAGATCGCGAAATCATCTTCGAGAAGTTCCGCCAGGGAACGACACCCCAAGGAGATACGCTGACTCGCGAGTACTCTGGCACCGGACTGGGGCTTTCGATCGTCCGCGAACTGTGTCAGCTTCTCGGCGGAACGGTTCGTGTCGAAAGCGAGCTCGGGAAGGGGAGCACGTTCTACGTGGACATCCCGTGGGAAATCGAAGATCGCCCCGATGTCATCGAAAACTCGTTCACCGCCCGGATCGACGAAATCACCAAGAGCAAGCAAGGAGATTTCGTGAAGATCCACGGTTCTCGCACGGTCGAGACGCCTGAAACGATGGATTCTTCGTCGAAATAA
- a CDS encoding molybdate metabolism regulator — protein MSDHDPFNEPETAHVRARKLMTEEFFWDCVDEQAPFGSDEGSDAYYEWRDWREENPDQPLTACLDWILDGQSEQYDASLHSDERIAQDLADPSSAFLADHWDIDTLDITILATSLGQLLDEGTIDADAKPLAIVAIERQLRRSSDPRRQQILNAARRVVDNA, from the coding sequence ATGTCGGATCACGATCCATTCAACGAACCTGAAACGGCTCATGTTCGTGCCCGAAAGTTGATGACCGAAGAGTTCTTCTGGGACTGCGTCGATGAACAAGCCCCCTTCGGCAGCGACGAAGGGTCGGACGCCTATTACGAGTGGCGTGATTGGCGTGAAGAAAATCCAGACCAGCCCCTGACGGCTTGTCTGGATTGGATCTTGGATGGTCAGTCCGAGCAGTACGACGCTTCGCTCCATAGTGACGAGCGAATCGCCCAGGACCTGGCCGATCCCTCTTCGGCATTTCTGGCCGACCACTGGGATATCGATACGCTCGACATCACCATCCTCGCCACCTCACTCGGACAATTACTCGACGAAGGGACAATCGATGCGGATGCCAAACCGTTAGCGATCGTCGCTATCGAACGTCAACTGCGACGATCTTCAGATCCACGTCGACAACAAATCTTGAACGCAGCCCGGCGCGTCGTCGACAACGCCTAG